From Daucus carota subsp. sativus chromosome 6, DH1 v3.0, whole genome shotgun sequence:
GTTTGCTTAACCTTCCTTGGTTTAACAtgttcagtaggaacatcaTTAATCTGATAGGAATCTGTCATGATATCTCCTGGGCTATATTTTCCAGAAGACATATCATACATTATATGCATTTGCTGGTCTTCTTGAATGCTTTTTGTTCCACGTCCTACCCCATTATTGGGAAAGTCAGAACTCGTATTATTCTCGTTCACTGAACTTCCCCCTTTGTACCGTAGTGTAGCCATTGCCTCGTCTCGTTCTCTCATAGCAGAATCACGCTCTTGAAGTGCTGCATCTCGCTGCAACATTGCCATATCACGCTCAGCAAAGGCCCTTTTCCTTTCCTCCAGAGCCATGTTCCGCTCTCGAATGGCAGCATCCCTCTCAGCCATGATGGCCATGAAAGTCTTTATTGTTAAGTGATTGTGTTCCTTTATACATGCACAAATCAGCTACATTAACTTCCAGGAGtaaattataaactaatttGCGGGCAAGgtgtttttatttctttattactGGAACAGAGCCTTTTGAAGTTCAAGGAGATAACAAGTTCATAAGTAACCAAGTGTGGGCAGACTTGCAAGAAAATTCTAACTACACAATAGTCATCAGCCCTGCGCCAGACAACTtcgataaatatttatataacttCACATAAAACTAAAAACATCTTCTGAGTTGAGGCGTTCACTTTTTTAAATGCATACCTGTTTGGCTAAGCTGAAATTGCCAAATCAGTGCTTAATTCCCCAAAAATGTAATGCTGAAAATCTGAGTTACACTACTGTTGCCTccacaaattttgaattttttttgcccATCTCCCGAACCCCACTCTCAACCCCAAGAAAACCAACTAAAATTCTTTGCtgaaaaaattaagattatCTTTTGTATTGTAATTAgtagtaaacaaaatttgtAACCTGATTTAGTAATTTCAGTTTTTTCGCCTAACTAAATTACAGAAGTACATCAACATTATCCACAGACATTATAAGTACTGTCATCATTACTTTGAAGCATACTTCCGAATTTCCAAGGGCTCTAGCCTGGGTGATGAAGGTTGGCGAAAAGAGAAAGGGAACAAACATAGTTTTCGAAACCCCTTGAGCTAACAACCTGGATACACCAGAGCCCTTGATGGTGTATACATTACATTCTGATGATATTCTTATATTATGAAGTataattttttacaatttttatataaaaatattatattacattatCCCTGTTGCtaatacaataaaattttaaatcattaatttcTTACGAGttaaatatcacataatttgATAACTCTATTTGACATCTTTCGACAATTATCTAATTATCAGTAATTGAATAATTAGTAAACTACTTGTGTTACTCTATATTCTTACATTTTTAGTAGATGTAAAAACCTATATATAGCGTGGTCTGTCCGTGGTCGCTCGGTCCAATGCATGAACTAGAGCCAATAACAGAACTGGAGACCGGGCTACCTATTCATAATCATCGGTGAACTGATTACACCAGCAGAGAGAGCAGTAGCTAGGTTTAAACTATGCCTTAAAAAGTATAAAAGCCCTATATACGAGGTCAGCCCGTCATTCTGAAATAATCTCACGAAGTAAAATGTCATGTCATGTATTCACTTAATTGGGCATAAAATAAGAATTAGTagggaaaaaaaagaagaagaaaacgaAGAAAGGAAAATGTCAGGAAAAGAAGCACAAACAATAGCCtattcagcaaaaaaaaaaaaaaggacacTAAGTTGTTTAAAATGTTAAATGCCGTACCATTCCTCTGGAAAAAGCAAAGCTCCTTGAAATGGCACCCAAAGCTCCTTCAAAGAACCCCCTCTAGCAGATATGACTATCACTTTCACTAACTACAAACaatgagaaaaaagaaaagattggAAAGGAAATTCCATCGTTTTTAGAATCTGGAACTGTTAACTATAATCCAAATGGAATAAAATTAGCATCAAACAGCAGATAAGATATTATAGACTCTAAAAGAAGTAATAGCCAGCATTTGTAAAAAACAGGTAGCTTTTAAAATTTTACGACCATAATCAATTAAGACTGAAACTTCATGCAACTTGTTACAAAACTAGAATAAAGTTGGTAATAATATCATTTTGATTTTAACTGCTGCTCCCACATTGCAGTTCCTGGTGAAGACTCATGACCTAAGGAATAGCAAGTGGAGATTATATCATGTCATAGCTGCTAATTATAAATAGAGAgtaattagtattatatttaagattgataaatttgtatacatgtttaaactttaagatacaaagtttaaattttaacaagtcaaagcaaaatataataaagaaaaCGCAAAATTTAGCAAATTTTATAGAGGAATAGGTAACACGACCACATAGGTATTCcatgcaaaaaaaaatatgatgaaaTTCGATCTATGTCATAAACGTACAAGTTGGATTGAATTTTGGTGATAAAactatcataaatttttttgccaagctatatattaatttatttggttCCAAACGCTAAGATAACAAGAAGCAAAATTTGTACCAAGTTTGAATTTATAGTCGAGATGGTTTTTCAATTATCtaactaaattatttttgaacagatAACTGGGAATCAGAGGCTAAGAGCTTCTCAAatacttttaacttataaacttTGGTGCATTAGTGGAGTTTTTACCTAGATTTTAGCTTTTAGGCTATAATTTCAGACAGGCGCAGCCTCTAttggttttcaaaaatatgcaaTGTTGTTGCAAATGGGACCATGATATATTAAGGTGTTATATGCAAGGCAGATTTGTCACTATGTTCCTCAAAGAAAGCATCAATCACACATATACATGTTATTTAGTTGGCTTAACATAAAGACCTAAACACAAGAAAATTTCACAAGTGAGAATGTATTGTCTTGTAACTGTTGTAAGGTAGCATCGGTGTAGTCCCAATATCTGGACTCTAGATcaaattcaactaactttatttttctaataaagGCCAAAGTAGAAAGTTTGAACTGTAAGCATCGAATGCATTGATATAGCATTTCCAAATTGGCCTTTAATCAGATACATGGAAGTCCTACAGACTATGACCAATAATCGAATCACATTTGAGGCAAGTAGTTCAATCGATCATCCAGAGCTAGATTACATTTGTATAGCACTAATCAAACCCACATTCTGATCTAGGATCAAGTATCACAAGTTCACAACAATTGGCGGGAATCACCATGCAGAAGGACAACATAGGTCAAAAACCAAAACAATACTAATAACTATTTGAAGCACATCCATGACCCAACCTAGGTCACCCTCTTGTCTAACCCAATTCCACAAAAGAAAACCTAAAGCACAAATAGAACTACACTTCAAAAAGAGTCAAATCTAGTCAGCTTAATTTACTCACATGTCAGTCACTATACTAGATTAAAAATTCACTCGCACATAACACAGAGCTAAAAGGGGGAAACGAAGCAAACACATAGGTTCAATatcataaaaacaaaacaaaaactttGTCTTGTCAGTTCAAAGTGCAATTGAGCTTGTTAGTCCCTGATTCCGCCTCCATCCCCTCAACTACTAACAATAACTGAAACAATTACCATCAACTCAGGTGGcttttggttcatggttaatgagcccggttaacgggaaCCGGAACCTCAAACCCATGTGTTGGTGTTTAGGTTTGCAATTTTGTTATATGGAATGGGAACCTCATTCCCACTTGGTGGGTAAATCATTCCTTCAACTCCCCTTGACATACCAATTCTCATACCCTCCATTCCCATCCCCTCATTCTCATTCCCGATACCCATTCCAACCTGTTATCAAACGTCCCCTTAATGTATACTGCATTTCTTACTactatttaactaaaattaaaacCTAAATAAGTAAAGACTAACTTCAACTAAAATCTGATGACAAATCTATTCAGATCACAGCTTAATTTACAATGAAGTTCATAACAATCAGCAACTAatgcaagtgatcaaatacagaTCCAATATACACACAACTATACAGACAACTATAGATACATATATAAACAAGATCACCGAGCAAAATTAGCAACAGGTCAAACTTCAAAGTAACAAATCATTGAGCTCagcaataattaaaataaacagtaaatcaacaaatgaaaaaaatgcACAAAGTTAATATAAAGATTAATTATAGATACAGAGCTAAGGATTTACCAGAGCTGAGGATGATCAATGtgaggaatataatttttttttgatgttgAATTGTAAAAATGTTAAGATGCttcttcttcaaaaaaatatgtttctttttcttttttagtgGCGTTTCAGAATTAGGACAGGAATGGGGATGAAACGACAACGTTTTGATGTGACTTGGTGTCGTTTGGACTAGTTTGTTGGATAATTAGCTGTCCTTTTTAAATCAGTTTtgcaggttttttttttttttttttttacggatAGTTTTGCAGGTTGTTGCTTCTAATTATGCTCTTTCCTTCCCGGGTCTCGTGTCATAACACATTCGCCACGTCAGTCAGAATAATAATCTCAATCAATCGTACTTAACTTGCTTAAACATTTTCGTTTTTCAATTGATGTATTTGCGAATCCGCTAAAAATCTGGTGTTATTAGCATACAGcggtagggctgagcaaaaccgaactgGAACcgaagaaccgaaccgaaccgtgtaaattcggtccggttcggttccaaatttttcagaatttcggttttttcggtttttcggtccgAACCGAATTACATTTCGGTGCGGtccgattttttaaaaaaaaattcggttccggaccgaatagaccgacctatatatatattgataatttaatatataaaatataatatatcttttgtAAATTAGTCCCAGATGTGCAGATGTGCTATTAGTCCCGGATGTTAGACACATAACCACGACTAAAGTTCTTGAGCCACCCCCTCAAACCCTAACCACTGATCAGAAACAAAGCAATCAGGTCCGAAGAATCAAGCAATcgaggttcaagaatcaaaacGACAAGTAAGAATCGGAGATTCATATTTGTACAGGTTTTTGAATTGATGGCCGTAGGAATCTTCGTAGAAGTCCGTAGCCGTCATGGTTATGTTCTTTTTGGATTTGTGCATGGTACTTAACACTTTTCCAGTCATTTGGACATTCTTATTTATATCAAGAGAGATGGCTGCTTAGGGGGAAGGGAGTAGGCTAGTCTAGTGTGCAGATGGGTGAGTCGGATGAGCTATGTATCCCAGGTGGAAGTTAGTCCGGAATTTCGGGGGTGACATGGTACCAAGATGGCTGCCACATGTCTAGCTGCTTGGAGTTAGTCAGCAGGATGCTTACAAGTAGCTGGGTCACCTGCTTCGGTTAAGCCTGCGGTTTTTTTGGTGATGAATATTGGAGGATGGCTAACGGGCTTATGGGTTTGTGGGTCTACGGCCCGAGGCCTACGGGTTGCATTGATTATTGGTTCGTGACTTTGTGTTTTGCTGGTGGCCATGCGCAACATATTGAAAAGTGAAGGAAGGTGCAAGCCGGTGCAGGCTACAACAGTGGGGTGGATGTGCAAGAAGAATAGACCTgtgattttcatatttttgattaaaattcgGTTCTTAAGGAAAGAACTGAACCGAACCGTATTATTTCAGTTCGGTCCATATACTAATTTCGGTCTGGTTCGGTacggaaaaaattataaattcggttttcggttcggtccggttctggaccgaaccgaccgaatgctcagcacTAAACAACGATGTTCGgcatataattaattttgattggaAGATTGATGTGCATGGAAGGTcctcattattattattgtgaGTTGCCCAATTATTCAacaattaaatttcaaaaaaaaaattgagaacacTTTTTGATATACCTTGCAGTTTTTTTAGACAAAATATTcgtaaaaagaaattattttcaaaagcaTAGAAAAAATCCgattttcttgaaaataacttttaagatagAAGTTGTtcgaaaaaaaatctatttttgaaTTTGTCAAAAGTTTTCCACTCTTGTttttaagtactccctccgtcccattttaactgcttttgacttttttacacgtattttaagatgttaaaaaaatcacatctaaacataattattttttataaaatttatatcaaataaaagtttagaatctaaatttttatttgatataagaattgaatttttttattaagtgtagGTATGTCATTTTTACACCtaaatatacgtgttaaaaagtcaaacatcagttaaaatgggacagagggagtaaaaaCTTGTTGTTACCTGCAAGAACAGAACAGTGCTAAATGGTGTATTTGAGTCTGTTTAgaatttgtttataaatattgtTGCAAATTGGTGTGTTATGAAAAAAGTATAGGTAAAAGagtattgttttaaaattaaatatctttATGATATTTTGCACACTTTAATTACAAGTAAAAAgatactttttaaaatttgataggaTCATGATCCATAATAGTTCTAATATACGTATAGTTAtcgatatattttaatatcaaaaagtTATCAGCTATCTTAAAATAGAATTTCCACTCGGAtaagtaaatttaaaataacaccaaataaatatatatttatttaacttcttttttttgaatagaaaaaaaaagttaaataaatatatatttatttaacttcTTAGTTATCTTCTACATGAATTGAAACATACTGTAAACTTAACAAACTTGTTGTTTCCTTCCATTTTCCTACTTACATTTTTATACTcaattctacaattaaaatgaaatataacATTTTGCTAGTTTTATACCAAATTTAGCGTTAACAATTCATATTGCAGTGTTCGATGTTTTTTTGAGGTTCATGATTATTAACGAGGTTTAGGCTGATTATGTTAAGTCAAGAAGCATGATTGTCATGATTCATATATTTGAGGTTAGTTTTTGAGATAAGCTTATGATTTTACTCTTCTCACCTTTATGTTTCTGAATGTTATGGGGCTGTTTgagtaaacttaaaaaaatatcttttatttaaattaaaaaataaaaataagtcagaagcaagttaagacttataaacgGTTAAATTATTTGGTAAGGAAATAGAATTTctgaaataaaaactaatattccTAACTTCTTTTAAGAAGTAGtatttcttaactttttacacaaatactacgaataagtgtttctaacATAGTCTTACTTTCGTAATTTTGTTATAAAACACCCTGTGCTTAAGCCAGGGATACTTAaacttatttcataaaaaaaatcttaacaTTATACATTTTCCTTCATTTGTGGGACTAATTTGTATTGAGAATGCTACATAATTTTCTTAAAGTTGAATGTGAAGCCCTGCTTTCaatctttattttaatttttaatttacaagatttatgattataatttgtACGAAAAACAAAACCACACACGCTAATGCATTTGATCTTTCTAAAACACAATCATATATCAGCCATTTTTTCTCATTCAAGCTGCATTATAATCCTAAGCTCGAAAACATTGAATCGCCTTAAGTTTTAAgtgaagaaacaaaaaaaatcaaccgAAAAACCCGCACAAAATCACCAAAAAAACACACTCCACtccaacaaaacaaaaaacaaaaaacaaaagaaaaccaATGGGCACAAAATAGGTGCGGATAAGTATGGGACATCACATATCTCAAAGCCTAATCAACGGCGTGTGTAGATCCACGTGTACTTCTCATACACAGGATCGCGATCCGGGTGCCATCAAATCAACCAATCAGAAACCATAAAACTCTGCAGCATATATTCCTTCTCCAGTATAAATAGGAAAACAAAGAAATCAAATTCCATCAACACAAAATCAGCATTtcagttatataattaatcatttCTGTATTCCGATATTCGTGATGTCGACGACTGTAGAAGCTTCCAAGGCCGCTGCTGAGCCACCCAAGACGGTGGTTTCCGAGAAGAAACGTTCAAAGCCGGCGGCGAAGCCGGTGAAGGAGAAGAAAGCTAAGGTCTCCAAGCCCAAATCTGCCAAAACTGCTTCTCATCCTACCTATTTTGAGGTACTctccctttctctctctctctcccccagATATtttgatctctctctctctcgatattttgatctctctccctccctccctctgaTATTTTGATCTCTGTCTCCCTGATACTCTCTGGCAATTAGATAGTGTTTATCAAATGATATGctgtgtatgtgtgtattatttttcctaatattaatttgaatattggaATTGCAGATGATCAAAGAGGCAATATCAGCACTGAAGGAGAGAGCAGGATCAAGTCCATACGCAATTGCCAAATACATGGAAGACAAGCACAAAGCCGTGTTGCCAGCCAATTTCCGAAAAATTCTAGGGCTCCAATTGAAGAACTCCGCCACCAAAGGCAAGCTAATCAAGGTCAAGGCCTCCTACAAGCTCTCCGACTCCACCAAAACTAATGCTCCCAAGCCTGTTGTGGCTAAGAAGAAAGTCGAGAAGGCGAAGAAGCCTGTTGCAGCCAAGGCCAAGCCGGTGAAGAAGACAAAGGCTGTTGCTTCTCCTGCTGTGAAGAAGACGAAGAAGCGAGCTGCACCACCTGCCAAGGCCAAGGCGAAGCAGCCCAAGTCAATCAAGTCTCCTGTGAAGAAAGCGAAGAAGGCTTAGAGAGATGTGAGATGGAGTGATGGTAGTTTGTACAGGGGGTTGTGGTAGGAGAAAAGAGTAGAagtttgtttttgtgttttgaaACGTCAATGTTGATATGGATGCAATGAGTTTTCATCTTTTATATGAATGCAATGTGAAGAAAACTAGTTGGTTTCAATTCATCAATACTCGGTAATGGTTTGCTGATTGATTTATCTACTTGAAAGTTGCTTCACACAACAAATTGGTTGGAGAGATACGTTTTTCAAGCCATATACATACACTTTTCGAAGCTagaatttgattttaagttttgTCGATCCTATTTTATTGATAATGGTGTTGGTAACAGAATTGGTCACTCAAGTTGTGTTGGACAATATAGGAgtatatctttaattattcaataGTGATATGTATGAATACCGGTTTGGATTATTTTCGCCGTTTAATTATATGATTGAATTAATAAGATTCTACAGTAATGGGTGTGGGGAGGGTTGCTGAGTGGGCTTATTTTTATGAGCTTTATCTTTATTGCCGTTCCTACATTGCAGAGAGGGCATTTAAAATCTCGTAAAAACATAACTTCTTTCGGGCTTTAAAATCTCGTTGTCTTCTTCTAATTTGtcattattttatctttttagaTTGCCATAATCTTTCGAGGCTACACTTTATTGAGACTGTATCACAGTCTCCACACCATGCACTTATGTCACAGCACCATGCTTTGCACAGTAATACATCACAGCTAGTCGATATATCAGATGCTCATCTGTTAGAGTTAGTTAGGCGTTATATAGATACATATAGTATCAGGTGATGTATGTATAGAAGTTAGTTAGCTAGTGCTTGTATATATACACTACTCTGCACAGACATTGTAATCAAGTTTGTATAGTCTAGTTTTATACAGTTTTCTTTCTCTGCAATATACAGAAGCTCTCTCTTTGCATTTCATAGATAATTTCATACAaattaacatggtatcagagcagtaCGATCTCGGGTGAACTATTTTCATGGCGATTCTGTTCATCTCTCTCGCGATTGCAATCTCTCTGCTACATTTGTGATTTCTGCATCTTTGTGTTTTCTTCAATCAGGtgttttctgcttcttcttcgATCTTCGTATCTCTAGCCTCTTTGTAAATACTGTAGATTCATCTCTCTGCGTGTACATACACATTTCTTGCATTTCTTATGGCGAATACAGTACCTATTGTAGATCCTTCAAGTGTTTTTTACATTCATCCTAGTGAAGCAACAACAAATCAGTTAGTTTCTGTGAAATTTAATGGATCTGGATTTGCAAATTGGAAACGCTCAATGTTGCTGAGTTTATCTACTAGAAATAAACTCGGTTTTGTTAATGGTACTATCTTGAAACCTGATGTTAATGATCCTGATTATGTTCTCTGGGAACGCTGTAATTCTCTGGTTACAACCTGGATTTTGTTCAATCTTGATGAGACTATTGCTAGTAGTGTTTTGTATTTCAAGACTGCTAAGGATATCTGGAAAGATCTTGAAGCTCGATTTGGACTTGTGTCAATTACACAAGTTTATTCTCTTCAGCAACAATTAGCTGATATTTCTCAGGGTAAACAGACTGTTTCTGAATTTTACACTGCTATTAAAGCAATTTGGGATCGTTTGGATGATGTTGATCCAATTCCTCAAAATACTGCTTGAAATTGTGATTTGAGTCAAAAGGTTGAACAAAGACTTCAAAAACACAGGCTGGTTGAATTTCTGATGAAACTGAATGATCAGTTTTCTATTGTTAGGGGACACATTCTCCTAATGACTCCAACACCTACTGTTCAACAGCCATACAATATGATTTCACAGGAGGAGAACCATAAGGAAATGACTGTTGCTCAAACAAACAGTATGGCCTTAATAGCTGACAAGAAGTCTAATAATTACAGGATTAATTCTTCTGGTAATTACCAGACTGATTCACAGAGGTTTGGTTCATCTAATACTGGCAATTCAGGCCAGAACACCAGGATATCTAAAGGATCCAACTATTACTGCACCAACTGCAAAATACCAGGTCACAGCATTGATAGGTGCTTCAAGATTCATGGTTACCCTGCAGGATTTCAACCAAAAGAAAGGAAGGTTGCTGCAGTTTCTACTACTGAGGACATTGCTGCAATTTCAACTTCCCTTTCTACTGATCAGTACAACACTCTTCTTCATATGATCTTAAACCACAAAGTTGATTCTTCTGATAATTCTCAAGCACATTTGGCAGGTAAAACTTGCTTACTATCATTTCTTGACTGTAACTGGTTGTTAGATAGTGGAGCAACTGACCACATTACACCATCATTGGATAATTTTATCCATTACACTGCTGTTACTGGATCAGATAATTGCATAACCATACCAGATGGTAGTCAAATAAGAGCAGCACATATAGGCACTGTTGATCTGGGTAACAATATCATTTTACAAAATGTTCTACATGTGCCTGAATTTCATTTTAGACTTATATCAGTTCATAAACTCTGTAGAGATATGAACTGCCAAATATTTTTCAACAACAATTCTTGCTTCTTACAGGACCTTTCTCAGAAAAGGCAGCCAATTCTTCTTGGTAACCTGAGAAATGGTTTCTACACTGTGGAGTCCAAATCCTCCTCAGCAAAGCTTTGTTTCAGTGCATCTCACACTCCTGCTACAGCACAACTTTGGCATCTCAGACTTGGCCACATGCCATTTTCTCAACTGAAGTATTTGAAGAATTCTATTGCTTGTGATCTGAACAATGTATCTGATTCTATTTGTCAAATATGTCCCTTAGCTAGACAGACTAGATTTCCTTTTCCTCATAGCTCTATTAAGACTACTGCTGCATTACAATTGTTGCATGTTGATCTTTGGGGACCTTACAAGGTCAAAACACAGTTTGGGTGTAATCAATTTGTTACTATAGTAGATGATTTTACTCGTTTTACATGGGTTCATCTCATTAAGTACAAATCAGATGCATCTACTGTGATTGAAGATTTTATTGTGTATGCTGAAAAACAGTTTAAATCAACTGTTTTATGTGTGAGATCTGACAATGCTCCTGAACTGTGTCAAGGgagattaaaaattttctttcagAATAAGGGGATTACTCACCAGACAAGTTGTGCCTACACCCCTCAACAAAATGGGGTTGTAGAACGGAAACATAGGCATCTCTTAGAAACATCAAGGGCTTTATTGTTTCAGTCAAGAGTACCTGATAAATACTGGGGAGAGTGCATTATGTGTGCTGCATATCTCATTAATCGAATGCCTCTTTCAAGCATTCAAAATGCAACTCCATACAGGCTGCTATATGATGAAGAACCTGATTACAGCTTGCTCAAGCCTTTTGGATGTTTATGTTATACTTCTACTTCACAAGTTGACAGATCAAAACTAGATCCCAGAGCTTCACCTTGTGTGTTCCTTGGATATACACCTACTCAGAAGGGGTTTAAGGTACTTGATATTTCCTCTCAGAAAATCTCAGTATCCAGAGATATTGTGTTTCATGAATTACATTTCCCATTTCATAATATTGCCAAAGACACCAATTTCTATTCTTCCAATCCAATTTATCTTCCTACTGTCACAGAACCTACATCTGAGTTTTATTCTGAGTTATTTACCAATGCTCAAACTAGAAATGCATCACAGAATTCAAATAACCACAATAATTCTACCAATACTGCAGAATTCAGTACTGATACTGCAGATTTCAGTACTGATACCTCTACAGAATCCTCTAATGCTGGCACTTCTACAAATTCTTCTAATCCTTCTATCCCTGTTAGAACTTCAAGCAGACTTAAGACACAACCTCAGTATCTTAAGGACTATCACTGTCATACTGCATTCACTCATCATACTGCTTTTCTTTCCAAATTAGATCACATTTCTGAACCTAAAAATTACAAAGAAGCTGTTGCACATCCCTTATGGCAAGAAGCCATGAACAAAGAAATTGAAGCTTTACACAAAAACAAGACATGAGATCTTGTTCCACTGCCTAAAGGAAAGAAAGCCATTGGCCACAGATGGGTTTTTAAAGTCAAATTACGAGCAGATGGTTCCCTTGAGCGCTGTAAAGCACGGTTAGTAGCCAAGGGCTACAACCAACAATATGGGGTTGATTACGAAGAGACATTTTCTCCTGTTGTGAAAATGAACACCATACGATGTTTACTGGCACTTGCAGCAAGCAGAAAATGGTCTATTTTTCAACTTGATGTTAATAACGCATTCCTACATGGCAATCTTTCTGAGGAAGTTTATATGACAGTTCCAGAAGGCATTCCAAATCCACAAAATCTTGTATGTCGGCTCAGAAAGTCTATTTACGGACTTAAGCAAGCATCAAGAGAATGGTTCGATAAACTTCTGCATGAGTTAATTGCTCAGGGCTTTAAACAATCTAAAAATGACTACAGTCTATTTGTTAAGAAGACAGATCATGACATTACCATTATGGCTGTTTATGTCGATGACATAATCATCACAG
This genomic window contains:
- the LOC108224825 gene encoding histone H1 — protein: MSTTVEASKAAAEPPKTVVSEKKRSKPAAKPVKEKKAKVSKPKSAKTASHPTYFEMIKEAISALKERAGSSPYAIAKYMEDKHKAVLPANFRKILGLQLKNSATKGKLIKVKASYKLSDSTKTNAPKPVVAKKKVEKAKKPVAAKAKPVKKTKAVASPAVKKTKKRAAPPAKAKAKQPKSIKSPVKKAKKA